The Panicum hallii strain FIL2 chromosome 5, PHallii_v3.1, whole genome shotgun sequence genome contains the following window.
ctattttataattttttataatttactataatttttcaAATGTTCGGCTAAAATAAACATAAAAGACAGCAAACCCACGGAAGGTCATTGTGCAGTATCGCGAATCAAAAATACAGCGGACAGTGAGGAAACACGGACTCATTCAGGAGGAAAAAACTATCGTGACCTGCTGGAGGCCTACTTCAATTGCAAACGGGCTGGTCTCTCGAGCTGAGACTTCCGTTTTGAGCCCACAACTGGCCCATCCGCTTCCACCAGGCAGCCCACGCTCCCGTTGGCCCAACGCACCTTTCACAGTTCTTCACCTCCCTCCGCCGCTGCCTAGGCTGGCCGAGCTCGGGCAAACGAGACGCCGACACGGGCAGGCGAAGCTGCAAGCAGCAGCGGTTTAGGGCTTGCAGCAGTTCTGCTAACTGCATTATCCGGCGCCACCAAGTCCCAATCCCCATTTCCCAAATCCACCATGCCCCTAGCTCTCTCTCGGTCTCTACGGCCCCCGGCGGATGGAGAACAAAGCGAGAAGGGGAGCGGTTGGTAGAGCACGCGACGGGCTGCGCGGtgagcgcgcggcgcggggtACTGCACTCTCCGAGACTGCAGGCGTGCCGGGAGCCGAGCGGGGCAGCAGGTATGAAAATTGCCGAATTGGAAATGTGAATGCTTGAATGGTTGTTGAATTATCTGAGAAATATAATTGGGGAACAATTATCGAATTATTTCATGGTTAGGATTTTTTTCCCCCAACGCAAGTTAAGGATGAGGCCTAAGGTACAGAGGAGCAAAAATTGAATAACGCTAGGCATTTCGTGGCTCGTATCACGAATTGTTCATAATAGATACTGACTCATGATTAGCATTAGTTTTATATGGCCTTTTTACATTGATCTCGCATGCCCAGATGAGAAATCCCACGGTGGACGCCAAAGCTGTTGGCATAGTACCATTCGGGATGAAGAAGCACCACAACAGTTCAAGCAATGAAACTGCTTGCTATGAAATACAAAGACACCCTTCGGAACAAAGTAACAATATTCTATTTCAAAGAGATCAACTGTCCCGTCAAATACAGATACACGGGTATTTATAGAGGACTATTCAACTACCTCTCGGAACATTACACCTTTTTGCCCCTCACTACATTCCCGGAATATTCTTAGGGCAGATGGTAATTGTCCTCTCTAACCctattttacaagtcagcatgCTACGTGGGCTTCCTAACTGGTGCCCTCTTCAGCTAGAGGCTTCGCCCCGACCCTTCGGATCAGGTTCTTTTATTGCACCTCGCTAGGGGGGGAGCCCCACCAGCTCGCGGGCTCTTCGATCCTCCTCTAGCGCTGACCCTTTGCTTCACCTTCGGTACTTCGGCGTCCCTTCGGTGGCGACACTTCGCTTCCCCTTCGCGGTCCTTCGCTCGGTTGTGGCCTGTCTCTAATCGAGGTTGCTCCCGCACCTCGTAGGGGTCCGAAGGAGGCCTCCCCAACACGGTTGTGAAATCAAGATCTTCATATTTCTGTGAACAAATGTCCTTCCTTATTACAAGACTTAAAAAATCGGTGTATATACCAATTTGCTCCCTCATGAGTCATGAAACAGAACTAAACTATGGCAAGTAGTATCTACTTTGGCCTCTTATCACCAATCTTTGGTTCTGCCATTGTAGATCGGATGTTGTTTTTTTTACCGTTTTCTTATCTTATGTTTTAAAATAGACCGAAATAATTAAGAAATGGAATTAGTTCAATAATGAAAGGCGTCAGTTCAGTAGGTACATCTTCAGCAATTGCACTGTTTGGTTCAAATTCTTGTGTTTTTATGCAAATCCGGTTCATAAGGAGCCCCTCTTACGCCCTGCATGACAGAGGTAAGGAGAATTTCTTTTGGGTATCGTATATACATATACAATAGATGTTCTGTTGCTTATTTCTACGGTTATTTCTAGTGGAAGCAAAGGATGAAGCTTGTGGCTCATAGGTAGCTCCTGAGATATAGCCTACTCCTAACAGATTGCTTAGCGAGTGCTCATGACTTTTGAACAAACAAGCCATGTCAATTTGGACAAGTTGTGCTTGCATGCGTGGAGCCTCAATGAGAGAGCATATCACTAGTTAAGGGAGTGATGGTAGAACCAAAGGTAGCAGCATTTCTATATCACGCATGCTGCTAGCTTGAAGCTAAGTCTGCAAGTCATGGGTGACACAGACAAGTCCATGCCGGTTTCTCACTTAGGCAAGAAACTCCTCGATGTGGTGCCTATGTTTCTCCTCTTCTCCTTGGGATTTTTCCTGGGCATGATCTCCGACTCAAAGTTCCCAAACTTCCACCTTCCTTTCGTTCCATCAGTGCCCTCCCCTACGCCATTGCCACCATTGCCGCTGCCGCCCGTGTCATCACCACCTCCACCCCGGCAGCCTATGCCATCCCCACCATTGCCTCCGCCTACACAATCGCCGCCCCCACAAGTGGGGGCGATGGGCTTCTTCATGCCAAACAGCGTGATGCATAACATGACGGCTGAGGAGCTGTTCTGATGGGCATCCATGGCGCCTAGGGTCCACAGCACGCCGTACCACCGCTTGCCAAAGGTTGCCTTTTTGTTCTTGACGAGAGGGAACCTGCCTTTGTGGCCTTTTTGGGAGATGTTCTTCGCAGGGAACGATGGCCTGTACTCCATCTACGTGCACACCGATCCCTCCTACACCGATTCGCCACCGAAGGAGTCCGTGTTCTACGGTCGCATGATCCCAAGTCAGGTACTAAAAGATAGAACCAATTGAATTTTTTTCCATCTATTGAGAGAGATATGTACTGCAACCACAAGATAGGGCAACCTGAAAATAAAGTGCTACATTGCATTGAAAAAATCAAATGCAATGAGTAACCTTCAGATAATCAAATTGATGCTCACCCAACTGAGTTAGTCTCTGCTTGTGATTAATCCCATGAAACAACTTCATCATTCTTGTCTTCTCTTTTTTCGCTAATCATTCTATTCAAGTGACCACTAGCAGTTTTCAGCTGCAACGTTTGTGATGCACCTGCCACCTTCTATCTGGTGAATGGCTTAATGCAGAAAACGAGGTGGGGTGATGTGACTCTGGTGGAGGCGGAGCGTCGACTCCTAGCGAACGCGCTCCTGGACCTCGCCAACGAGCGCTTCGCGCTCCGGTCCGATTCGTGCATCCCCCTCTACAACTTCACCACCGTGTGCGCCCTGCTCACCGGCTCTAGCACCTGCTTCGTCGACAGTTTCGTGAACCACGACAGCAAGGTGCGCTGCAACTACAACTAGGGATGAAAACGGACAGGAATTGACGGGAAAATTCCTTACCTATTTTCGTTGCCGTATTTTTCACCAGAAACAGGAGCGGGACCGAAACAACCGGAAACGGGACAGAAACGGGTACACGGAAACGAATAAATACGGATGGAAATACAACGGGAACGGACGGAAACTGGAAACTTGCACCGGGTTGCACCGGGATGATAAGTTACAACATAGTCTATACTGTTATACGTTACATATTCAAAGCACACACTAGCAGACGCACTGCTGCTGCGTGGGCAAGGCAGCACGCCAGGCAGCCAACACCAGCTTCAGACTGAGTGGTTGCTGGGCATGGTACAGGTGCATTGCTTCCAGGCTTCTAGCAGACAAGCAGGCAAGTAGCAGCTAGCGGCATCTTCAACACGTCGAGGACGGCGGCGTGTGGCTCGGCAGCTCGGGGTCGTGGGCACCGCGTACGCCACGGCGGGCggagggagcggcggcgcacgcGGCAAAAGGCCAGGAGCACCGGCGTGCATCGATTTGGGCGCAGCGGCCAGCCGCCGGCGAGCGCATGGCGGCGGGAATCGAGCGGGATGGGCGTAGGAGCCGCGGAGGCACCAGGTGCAGGCGAGGCGTGGCCGCGCGGGGTGGGAGCTACGAGCGAGGCAGGCTGGCAgcaagcgggcggcggccgccAGGGCCTAGGGGGTCGAGGACTCAAGGTGAGTCCGTGAGGGGTCGGGGGATTAGAGATTTGAGCGTTGATTAACGTCTCGGGCCTAGTCAAGTGCTGGGCTAGTAGGGTGTTATTTGGCCCATCATGTATAAATTAAAAAGGGATGAATATAGGTTCATCCTGATCAAAAATGAGATCCGGCAATACAGGTGGGATATACCCTCTCCCATATCCCGTTCCGTTCCCGGTTACTTCTATTCCATTTCCCGTTCCGGTTCCGGAACTTTCCATCCCGTTTCCGTTTAACCACGAATATAGAAGAAATATAAAAATACGGACGGACGGAAACGGAACTTTTTCCATCCGTTTTCAACCTTAGCTACAACCCCTTCGCCTACCGCAGCAACGTCAGCCTGCCGCAGTGGCGCAAGGGCTTCCAGTGGTTCGAGATGGACCGCGCCCTCGCACTCGAGGTCGTCTCCAAGGACACCTACCTCCCGGCGTTCCAAGAGTGCTGCGCCGTCGTGCCGGCCTGCCTCATGGACGAGCACTACATCCCGACGCCTGCTGAGCCTGACCGAGTGGGCAGGCAATGCCAACCGGACGCTCACGTTCGCGGGCTGGCGGATGGGGGGAGCGCACCCCTGGACGTACGGGAGGGACGACGTGAAGGAGGAGCTGATCCGGGAGATCAGGGGAGGCGCCGGCAAGAACTGCACCTACAATGACGGGGCCAACGGCACCTGCTACTTGTTCGCGCGCAAGTTCGCCCCGGACGCCTCGAGCCGCTGCTCAGCTTGGCTCCAAAGGTTATGGGGTTTGGTTGAGATGCTCAAGATTGTTGTACTACCGGTTTTGTTTCTTCTTGAGGAACGGTACCAGTCAGTACCCATTTCTGTTGATATGAGACGAAAAAAAGAAGAGATTATCTCTAACACAACACTACTACCATTGTATTCCTTGGAAATACGGTAGTGTGTCATGAATCAGTAGAAAATCCATTGAGTTTTCTACAGTGGCTGAAATGACAGAGATCTCAAATTCCTCCATGAGACCTTGCTCAGAGAAGGGTGCTGCTTTTGCTTTGTTTCCCCATTCCGGAAGAAGATGAAATTAAGTTCAGTGGTGACAGAATGGGAGGAATTTAAGCAAGCCATcatttcaaaaaataaaaaataaaagaatCAGTGGATACATTGTCTCCAGTTGCATTTGTAGTTGATTCATAGTGGAAGCAAAGGATGAGCTCATGACTCATAGATTATCCCTTCCTGTCTATATCTTACTAATAATGAATAGCTTAGTCTGTACTCTCCAACTTTTGCACGAGCAAGCCATGCCAATTTGCGCAAGTTGTACATGCATGCGTGGTCGCCTCAATGCATGGGCCAATCACCGAGTACATCACTAGCAGCAGCAGTATAACCTGGGCTCTCACGCTTGCTGCTGCTAGCTTGAGGCTAAGCCATATGAAGGACACAAACAAGCCCACCCGGGCGTCGCGCTCCGGCGGGAAGCTCCTGTACGTGGTTCATATGCTTCTCTTCATCTCCTTGGGATTTGTCCTGGGCATGGCATCCATAGCCAAGCTCCCAAACTTCAGCATCCCTTTCGTCGTGCCATCGCTGCCCTCTCCAAAGCCGTCGGcacttcctccgccgccgcctacgCCGCCCCCAGCACCACAGGAGCTCCAGATGGAGCTGATGAGCTTCCTTCCGCCGAGCGGCGTCATACACAACATGACCGACGAGGAGCTATTCTGGAGGGCGTCAATGGCGCCGAAGCTCCGCCGCACGCCCTACCACCGCGTGCCGAAGGTCGCCTTCTTGTTCCTGGTGAGAGGGGACCTGCCGCTGCGGCCGCTGTGGGAGAAGTTCTTCGCGGGGCACGAGGGGCTCTACACCATATACGTGCACGCCGACCCCTCCTACACCGGCTCGCCGCCGGAGGACTCCGTGTTCTACGGCCGCATGATCCCAAGCCAGGTAAATCAAGCAGCAAACGAAATGAACTACAGCTTCTTCGTCATCAATCCCTCGCTGCAGCTTCCGACGCAACCATGAATGCATCCTCGCTGGGTTGGTGCAGAAAACGAAATGGGGGGACGTGAGCCTGGTGGAGGCGGAGAGCCGGCTGCTGGCGAGCGCGCTCCTGGACTACGGCAACGAGCGCTTCGTGCTGCTGTCGGAGGCGTGCATCCCCGTCCGCAACTTCACCACCGTGCACGCCTTCCTCGCCGGCTCCGCCACCAGCTTCGTCGACAGCTACGGCGACGGCGACTGCCGGGCGCGCTACGACAGGTACTTCGCCGAGCGCACCAACATCACCATCGAGCACTGGCGCAAGGGCGCGCAGTGGTTCGAGATGGACCGCGCCCTGGCGCTGGAGGTCGTCGCCGACGAGCCCTATATCCAGATGTTCCGCGGCTTCTGCGTCGGCCGGTGGCGCTGCCTCACCGACGAGCACTACCTCCCGACGCTGCTCAGCCTGCTAGGGTGGGGCCCCCGCAACGCCAACCGGACCCTCACGTACGCGGACTGGAAGCGGCCGCAGGGGATGCACCCGCACACCTATGACAAGGTGGAGGTGACAGAGGAGCTTGTCAGGCGGATCAGGGAGGACGGCGGCAACcgctgcttctacaacggcgcCAGGAACGGCATCTGCAACCTGTTCGCCCGCAAGTTCGCGCCGGACACGCTCGAGGCGCTGCTCCGATTGGCTCCCAAGGTCATGGGCTTTGGGTGACTTGATCATCAAGATTTTGGATCACTGTATACTTCCCAGAGCCTAGGGTTAAAATACTTGTCGTAGTTAGTTCTTAAAGGAATTATTACCGCTCACGATTGCGTAGTTGCGTGAAGTCGAAGTTTTGAAATAGACTTGTGCTGCTGGACCCACTGGTTGGCGATCTTATGTATTCATGAACATGTTTGACCTGAAGGAATATTGAAACAGATCAGAACATGCATCACGGTTATGCATCCTCGTTTACCGTGCCTACACTTGTGTCAATCCTAAGTTTCCTTTTCATGCCAAAACGTGTCCCTGGATCAGACGTCAAGCCACTTCAACATGAGAAGAATCAAGGGATGAATGAATTATGAAGACCACGGAGGGATGCATGGCTGAGACATGTTAGATATGCATAAGTGACAATTCCTCAGTCCCCAAGTAGAAAATATTACCTCTACATAAACCACAGTTACTCGCTTCGGAATTTGCTCTCAGAGATACAGCTGGAAAAGTGCATCCTACTATGCAGAGATAGTAGTATAGTAGAGTGTAATGTGAACATATTTTTCGTTTGAGTGGGGACATTGGCCAGAAATTGTGTGTCTGTCCGCAAGCTGACTAACTGATTCCTCTTATGTTGTGCTCCTTTGATTCTCCTCATACTATCCTTTTGCGCAGTATAAATATGTAACAAACAGATCAGAAGCTGCATATAGTTCTCCATTATCGGTAGTTCATAACGGAAGCAAAGGTTGAAACCACGACCCACCGATCGCTTGCATCCTACTAACAGCTAGTGAAGTAAGTCGGGGAGTAGTAGTAGCTTTTGCACGAGCAAGCCATGCTAATTTGCAGAGAAAGCaaagcggccggcggcgtgccTGAACGAGGCTACGACTCTATGAGCCATTGTATAAGGCAGCAAGTGTGTAACCAACCGGGCAGAGCATTTCACCCTCACGCATGCTACCGGGAGGAGGCCAATCCATGAAGGACGCGAAGAAGCCCACGCGGGCGTCCCGCCTGGGCGGGAGGCTCGTCGGCGTGGCGTCCATGCTCCTCCTCGTCTCGCTGGGGTTCGTCCTCGGCGTGACCTCCTCCAACGCCATGTTCATCAGGTTCTACCTCCCTTTCATGCCGCCGCTACGCTCcgctgccgcggcggcgtcctcgcccccgccgcagccgtcgcccacgccgccaccgccgccgacgccgacgcaaGACCAGCGGACGGGGTCGGCGGGGTTCCTGACGGCGCCGAGCGGCGTCATGCACAACATGACCGACGAGGAGATGTACTGGCGAGCGTCCATGGCGCCCATGGTCCGCCGCGCGCCCGACAGCCGCGTGCCGAAGGTCGCCTTCTTGTTCCTGGTCCGGGGGGAGCTGCCGCTGCGGCCGCTGTGGGAGAAGTTCTTCGAGGGCCACCAGGGGCTCTACTCCATCTACGTGCACGCCCACCCCTCCTACAccggctcgccgccggcggacTCCGTCTTCTACGGCCGCTACATTCCGAGCCAGGTAAATAATAACCAAGAATTCAGTCGGAGCACTCTTTATACGAAACCTATGAATCTCTTCCTGCAGTTCAAAACCCAAATTTACACTCGATTTCGGTTGTTTCGCAGAGGACGAAATGGGGCGACGCGAGCCTGgtggaggccgagcggcggctgCTGGCGAACGCGCTCCTGGACCTCGGCAACGAGCGGTTCGCGCTCTTCTCGGAGGCGTGCATCCCGCTGTACGACTTCCCCACCGTGTACGCCTTCCTCACCGGCGCCAACACCAGCTTCGTCGACTGCTACGAGAACGGCGGCAGCCGGTCGCGGTACCGGCCCTTCTTCGCCACCCGCAACATCACGCTGGCGCGGTGGCGCAAGGGCGCGCAGTGGTTCGAGATGGACCGCGCGCTCGCCCTCGAGTCCGTCGCCGACGACTTCTGCTTCCCAGCGTTCCGCGACTTCTGCGTGGGGCGGAGCGAGTGCCTCATCGACGAGCACTACCTCCCGACGCTGgtgagcctgctggggtggggcCCCCGCAACGCCAACCGCACGCTCACGTACGCCGACTGGAAGCGCGCCGTCAACCGGCACCCGCACACCCACGGCGGGGAGGAGGTGACGGAGGcgctcatcagggagatccgggaggacggcggcgggcggtgcttCTACAACGGCGCCCGGAACGGCATCTGCAACCTGTTCGCGCGCAAGTTCTCGCCGGACGCGCTCGAGCCGCTGCTCCGGGTGGCGCCCAAGGTCATGGGGTTCGGCTGACgagacggccggcggcgaccgGAGCAGGGGTTGTACCATAGTATTCTTTTTTGCGCCATGGCCGATCGATCCAGGTTGAGCTGGGATCACAGGCCGAGAGTCCAGTATCAAGAGGAGAATAAACTCTCAAATCTTTTTGCGATCATGAACACCTCGTTTGCCAACCGATAGCCATGTTGCTGGCTGGGTTTCACGGCGGCATAGCCTGGGCATGCCGTTGTGGTTGCGCGGCGTGGTGGTGGGCACTAGGGCGGCAGGCGGAGCACGCCGCCCTcgtgcggcgccgccgccgcgactgGCAGTCTCTGGGACCGGAGAGGGAGGCTCCGGTGATTTGGGCGGAAAAGGCGGGGGGCTCCGTGAGACCGAGAGGAAGAGCTTGAACTTTTCCGCACCTAGGTGGGCTTCATATTTTGGCCCAACACTGGTTGAAACGAGCGGGCCGGCTGGGCAATCTAGGTGAACTGGCAGGCTGCATATTCAGCCCAACAGGAAGGGATTGTCGGATCATCAACTAGTGATTCCGACTCTATTAAGCTTGATAAATAATACAGTATTGCTTAGTATCTTTACCGCGTCTTGCTCTAAAGGCAAAACGTGGTCGCCGGTTCGACGCAATTAGTCTCCGGCAAGGAGGCTTCTTACATATTAAAAACGAAAAAGAATGTGCATACTCTGTTTGGAAATAACCTAAGACGTATGATAAAAATGTATGTATGTAAAAGAAAATTAATGTAATGTATTGTAACATAAATGGTGCTATCCATTAGCACCACAAGCTTCTAAAAATATGAGTAATATCTGTGCTAAAATTTGTTGAAAATTGTAACTCTCTGTGATTCAATCAATCTTTGAAACAGGAGCCACAAACACTACAATTTATGTCAATTTTTTTAGAGGAACTTTTATGTCAATTTTGTGGAGGGTTTTATAGATTTCTCAATAAACTTTCCATAATACTCTTGAATGCTCTTCGATCTCTAGCAAGCCGAGCATGATTTTTCTCTTGAATACACAAGAAAGCTACACATATTTTGTATTaagaattcaaataaatttagtTAGTATTAGGTACACATTCTCAGTCTGTCGTGCCTTCCCTGCTCTCCGTGGGGGCGGGAGGCTAGCTCAACGGTATGTTGGAAGGGAACAGAGGAACAATGCATATTCTTCGTTTGTTTTTCTTTACACGTCATACTAGATTTATGCTAAGTCAAATTTAATCAACTTTGACCAAAATTATAGAAGaaaataataatatttacaatATCAAATTTGTTTCATTGAATCCACCATGAAGTACACGTTGATAGGGCATATGTTGGATAGTATAATTGTTGCTATATTTTTCCATAGATTTGGTCAAAGCTAGCTGAATCGATATGAAAATAAAAATGGAGGAAATATTAATATTATATGGAGAAAGAGGCATGGCATGTTGATGATATATAGTGATCAAAGTAAGCCGCGCCTTAGATTTTCCTATTTTGATGAAGGGAGCGGTGTAGAACCTGCACCAGGTCGACCTTGAGTTCGCGACTTGGGGTCAAGGTTGATATAGCATTGACTGGCTAACCAAGCTCAAGTACAGGTAGAACGATAACCAAGGAAACCGTAAGGCCCCTCAGTTTTTTCTCGTCACATGGCCTGATTGCCTGAAGTTACCATTTGCTCGGCACGTGCTCACGAATCAGCCTAGTTTGTACTCTGTCCAACCATCCTTGACAGTAGGAGAAAACCGTAAGGTAATGCATGTTATGTTGTCAGGCGGTGCGCTTGGACGTCCCCCGAACCCAAACTGCACCGcagttagggcctgtttggatccagcggaaagagagagagaaagtgcaaaacttttgctcttttgcactttttttgcacttttggatccaaacaccccaaagtgcaaaagggcaaatgctaccgtaattttgctaattatggattaattaggcttaatagattcgtctcgtcatttagtcctcatctatgtaattagttttttaattaaactatatttaatacttctaattagcgtccaaacatctgatgtgacaggagcaaaaatttgccatttacccttttgccatttggggGTGGATCCAAACATGCCCTTACTCAAGTTTGGCACGGGAGcccccaccaggccaccacggcACCACCAGCCCCGCCCGCCTCAGCAGCGCGCGCTAGAGGGGCATCTTGGCGCCATCATGATCTCCGGATTGCGCACGATCTTTATTTGCCCGCCGTTTCCACGCATCCCGAGATCACCCGCTAATCTAGGCGGCAATAACTACTCCCGCCGTGCTCTAGCACGGCGGTAATAAAGTCCCACCGCGACAGTGACGTGCCGTGATGCTCCCACCGGCCTGCGAGGTGGTGCCCAGGCGTCATCCGCCCGCTATGACGCCCCGCCGCTCCGTAAGGGACGCCTGTTCCTCGCTCTCTGTCATTGGAATCAATCCAATCGCAGAGCCGAGCGCCCCTGCCTCGCTGACCTTCTCCGGCTCCGGTGGCGCTGCCGCCTCCACCACCGCTGACCACTCTCGCCGCCGCATCGTCCGTCCGCGCCTTCTGCTcgcccccccgccgccggccaccgcgcaTCGCCTTCGTCGTCCTCCCCCGCCCCATTCGGGCAAGAGAGCGGCTCACAGCTCAGCTCGCCGTTCACCAATGACCAATCTCCAGTTACGCGAGGCCACCGCGCCCGGGTTGTGGTGGGCCACGGACCGAGCGGATTCACTGTAGCTCACTGCTCGTGCCCAGTAAAAAGCTGTAAAAGACGGGAGGGCAAAAGGCTCCAAGCCACAAGGGCAGCGAGCGAGCCCGCGACTGTCCACGAGCGACGAGAGGGAAGCACAACACAAGCACGAGCACCAACACCACCCGCCGCTCCGTCCCTCTCGCCGCTGTCCATTTCCTACTTGCGGCGGACCGAgcagcgcgcgcgcgcacgagcCAAGCGCAAGCCCCCAAGAAAACCCCaggagagaaaaaggaaaagaaagaaaaaagagcATGCCTCCCAACGGCGGCGGCACAgctctgccgctgccgctgccgctcctACTCCTCCTgtcgccgctgctgctgctgcattcCCTCGCCAATGCCGGCTCGCTGGAGGCCGACGTCGCGGCGCTCGCCGACTTCCGCCTCGCCGCGGACCCGTCGGGCTCCGCGCTCGCGAGCTGGAACCTGTCCGCGAACCCGGCGCCCTGCGGCGGGTCCTGGCGCGGGGTCAcctgcgccggcggccgcgTCACGCGGCTGGTGCTCGAGGGCCTGGGACTCTcgggc
Protein-coding sequences here:
- the LOC112895646 gene encoding uncharacterized protein LOC112895646, which translates into the protein MKDTNKPTRASRSGGKLLYVVHMLLFISLGFVLGMASIAKLPNFSIPFVVPSLPSPKPSALPPPPPTPPPAPQELQMELMSFLPPSGVIHNMTDEELFWRASMAPKLRRTPYHRVPKVAFLFLVRGDLPLRPLWEKFFAGHEGLYTIYVHADPSYTGSPPEDSVFYGRMIPSQKTKWGDVSLVEAESRLLASALLDYGNERFVLLSEACIPVRNFTTVHAFLAGSATSFVDSYGDGDCRARYDRYFAERTNITIEHWRKGAQWFEMDRALALEVVADEPYIQMFRGFCVGRWRCLTDEHYLPTLLSLLGWGPRNANRTLTYADWKRPQGMHPHTYDKVEVTEELVRRIREDGGNRCFYNGARNGICNLFARKFAPDTLEALLRLAPKVMGFG
- the LOC112895467 gene encoding uncharacterized protein LOC112895467, producing the protein MKDAKKPTRASRLGGRLVGVASMLLLVSLGFVLGVTSSNAMFIRFYLPFMPPLRSAAAAASSPPPQPSPTPPPPPTPTQDQRTGSAGFLTAPSGVMHNMTDEEMYWRASMAPMVRRAPDSRVPKVAFLFLVRGELPLRPLWEKFFEGHQGLYSIYVHAHPSYTGSPPADSVFYGRYIPSQRTKWGDASLVEAERRLLANALLDLGNERFALFSEACIPLYDFPTVYAFLTGANTSFVDCYENGGSRSRYRPFFATRNITLARWRKGAQWFEMDRALALESVADDFCFPAFRDFCVGRSECLIDEHYLPTLVSLLGWGPRNANRTLTYADWKRAVNRHPHTHGGEEVTEALIREIREDGGGRCFYNGARNGICNLFARKFSPDALEPLLRVAPKVMGFG